The Chryseobacterium sp. 52 genome includes a region encoding these proteins:
- a CDS encoding T9SS type A sorting domain-containing protein yields the protein MRKIFLLLIFISLHSFAQCWQTLSAGAEHSAGIKTDGTLWSWGNNSSGQLGDGTTIKTNVPIPIGMANNWLKIATGSTHTVAIKTDGTLWAWGNNHYAQLGDGTTTDRLSPTQIGIEMNWQSVSTEGNHTVAIKTDGTLWAWGYNVYGQLGDGTTTGKNIPTQIGTATDWQSVATGWLHSLATKTNGTLWAWGYNSNGQLGDGTTTTRTTPVQVGTAANWKSIDTGNSHSLGIKTDGTLWAWGSNSDGQLGDGSTISRNTPKQIGTATNWLNVSAGIIFTFANKTDGTLWSWGNNTSGQLGKGTSGAPNITSPAQVGSSSDNMLMSAGGYHVLVKNIDGFLKVCGRNDVGQLGDGTNNQRNTFTPVDCPSNCAPPTQFSASSITPTTATINWTASISAPNGGYLYFYSTNSVIGGIEGNTSSTTANLTNLLPNTTYYWWVASDCVSSKGNWIPGGSFTTLPANATGCWQNVSAGAHHSVGLKEDGRLWTWGSNADGQLGDGTTISKNSPTQIGTGNNWLKIAAGDGHTVAIKTDGTLWTWGYNSGGQLGDGTTTNRNIPTRIGTETDWVSIAAGDFHTVAIKSNGTLWAWGLNGHGQLGNGTTTNRNIPTQIGTANNWKTVTPGAQHTLAIKTDGTLWTWGYNGSGQLGDGTTADKNIPVQVGTAANWKNAAGGFLHTVAIKTDGTLWAWGSNSDGQLGDGTTVSKITPIQIGTATDWQSINADYFSSSGGIKTDGTLWAWGQNNSGQFGDGTKVSRLVPTQIGTATDRKIVAVNLFHRFVINTNGFLSGCGLNDKGQLGDGTTLQKTIFTPVGCPASSTLNVVEISATIDQLKVYPNPVQDILTVSFDQNILSVAVYNMAGQQVLTKDINDTKGTIDISAFSSGVYLVKVNAVNGFVKTVKVIKR from the coding sequence ATGAGGAAAATATTTTTATTATTGATATTCATTAGTTTACATTCCTTTGCTCAATGTTGGCAAACCCTTAGTGCAGGAGCTGAGCATTCGGCAGGAATAAAAACAGATGGAACATTATGGTCCTGGGGAAATAATTCTTCCGGACAACTCGGAGATGGAACGACCATTAAAACCAATGTCCCTATCCCAATCGGAATGGCAAATAATTGGCTGAAGATAGCAACAGGAAGCACTCATACAGTAGCCATCAAAACAGATGGAACCCTATGGGCGTGGGGAAATAACCATTATGCACAATTGGGAGATGGAACTACAACCGATAGGCTGAGTCCAACTCAAATCGGGATAGAAATGAATTGGCAGAGTGTTAGTACTGAAGGTAACCATACAGTAGCCATCAAAACAGATGGGACACTTTGGGCCTGGGGTTATAACGTGTATGGACAATTAGGAGATGGTACAACCACAGGAAAAAACATCCCTACGCAAATAGGAACAGCAACAGACTGGCAAAGTGTCGCTACAGGATGGCTGCACAGTCTTGCTACGAAAACAAATGGCACACTTTGGGCCTGGGGATATAATAGTAACGGTCAGCTAGGTGACGGAACTACAACAACAAGAACGACCCCAGTCCAGGTCGGAACAGCTGCTAATTGGAAAAGCATCGATACGGGTAATTCTCACTCTTTAGGAATTAAAACAGATGGAACATTGTGGGCTTGGGGAAGTAATTCCGATGGACAATTAGGGGATGGCAGTACTATTAGTAGAAATACACCAAAACAAATTGGAACCGCAACCAATTGGTTAAATGTATCAGCCGGAATTATCTTTACTTTTGCGAACAAAACAGATGGCACCCTTTGGTCATGGGGTAACAATACCTCTGGACAGCTGGGTAAAGGGACAAGTGGAGCTCCGAATATTACATCGCCTGCACAGGTGGGCTCTTCTTCAGACAACATGCTGATGTCTGCCGGAGGCTATCATGTTCTTGTAAAAAACATTGACGGCTTTTTAAAAGTTTGTGGACGAAATGATGTTGGGCAGCTAGGCGATGGTACAAATAATCAAAGAAATACGTTTACTCCTGTTGACTGTCCTTCAAATTGTGCGCCTCCAACGCAATTTTCAGCGTCCAGCATTACGCCTACAACAGCTACGATTAACTGGACAGCATCAATATCTGCTCCCAACGGAGGTTATTTATATTTTTATAGTACAAATTCAGTTATTGGAGGGATAGAGGGAAATACTTCTTCTACAACAGCCAATTTGACCAATTTACTGCCGAACACTACTTACTATTGGTGGGTGGCGTCTGATTGTGTATCCAGCAAGGGTAATTGGATACCGGGAGGATCCTTTACTACACTTCCTGCCAATGCAACAGGGTGTTGGCAAAATGTTAGTGCAGGAGCTCATCATTCGGTAGGGCTCAAAGAAGACGGAAGACTATGGACATGGGGATCTAATGCTGATGGACAACTGGGAGATGGAACTACCATTTCGAAAAATAGCCCAACACAAATCGGAACCGGAAATAATTGGCTGAAAATAGCAGCTGGGGATGGTCATACTGTAGCCATCAAAACAGATGGAACACTATGGACGTGGGGATATAATTCAGGCGGCCAATTAGGTGATGGAACTACAACTAACAGAAATATTCCAACACGAATCGGAACAGAAACAGATTGGGTAAGTATTGCTGCTGGTGATTTTCATACGGTAGCTATAAAATCAAATGGAACACTTTGGGCTTGGGGGCTTAACGGTCATGGGCAATTAGGCAATGGAACTACAACTAATAGAAATATTCCAACACAAATCGGAACAGCAAATAATTGGAAAACTGTTACACCTGGTGCACAACATACTCTTGCCATCAAAACAGATGGAACACTATGGACATGGGGATATAATGGGTCCGGACAGCTGGGAGACGGAACTACTGCCGATAAAAATATACCGGTTCAAGTAGGAACGGCTGCGAATTGGAAAAATGCTGCCGGAGGATTTCTTCACACGGTAGCCATCAAAACAGATGGAACGCTTTGGGCCTGGGGAAGTAATTCCGATGGACAGTTAGGCGATGGAACCACAGTCTCTAAAATCACTCCAATACAAATAGGAACGGCAACAGATTGGCAGAGTATTAATGCTGACTATTTTAGTTCTTCCGGAGGAATCAAAACAGATGGTACACTTTGGGCATGGGGTCAAAATAATTCTGGTCAATTTGGTGACGGTACAAAAGTCAGCAGATTGGTTCCGACACAAATAGGAACAGCTACCGATAGAAAAATCGTTGCAGTCAATTTGTTTCACAGATTTGTTATAAATACTAATGGATTTTTATCAGGTTGTGGTCTTAATGACAAAGGCCAACTGGGAGATGGTACAACTCTTCAAAAAACAATTTTTACGCCTGTTGGCTGTCCTGCAAGCAGTACTTTAAATGTTGTGGAAATTTCAGCAACAATAGATCAGCTGAAAGTCTATCCAAATCCGGTACAGGATATCCTGACGGTTTCGTTTGACCAAAATATTCTTTCTGTAGCGGTTTACAATATGGCGGGTCAGCAGGTACTTACTAAGGATATCAATGATACTAAAGGAACCATTGATATTTCTGCTTTCTCATCAGGAGTTTATCTGGTGAAAGTAAATGCAGTGAACGGCTTTGTAAAAACGGTAAAAGTGATCAAGCGATAA